A genomic region of Microlunatus sagamiharensis contains the following coding sequences:
- a CDS encoding aldo/keto reductase, whose protein sequence is MSLTPDDVRPDPGRGEALTTAPAPHAPRRKLVHGAEIPVLGLGTSPVTGEAVVRQVADALAAGYRLIDTAENYRNEEGVGEGIRVSGVDRSEIFLTSKLNREWHSVDGVRKACEASLERLGTDYLDLLLVHWPNPDQDRYVDAVRGLEALREEGVLHAIGVSNFKPAHLRRVVDETGILLDVNQVQLSPYTTRPDVRAANDEYGTATESWSPIGASSAELRGEEALVAIGERYDKTPTQVILRWHVQLGLVPIPKSTNPVHLADNLAVFDFALDDDDLAAIAGLDRGDEGVTDSDTFGH, encoded by the coding sequence GTGTCCCTGACTCCCGACGACGTCCGCCCCGACCCCGGCCGCGGCGAGGCCCTCACCACCGCGCCGGCGCCGCACGCCCCGCGCCGCAAGCTCGTGCACGGCGCGGAGATCCCGGTGCTCGGACTCGGCACGTCGCCCGTGACCGGTGAAGCCGTCGTGCGCCAGGTCGCGGACGCGCTCGCCGCGGGCTACCGGCTGATCGACACCGCGGAGAACTACCGCAACGAGGAGGGCGTCGGCGAGGGGATCCGCGTCTCGGGCGTCGACCGCTCGGAGATCTTCCTGACCAGCAAGCTCAACCGCGAGTGGCACAGCGTCGACGGCGTCCGGAAGGCGTGCGAGGCCAGCCTGGAGCGCCTCGGCACCGACTACCTCGACCTGCTCCTCGTGCACTGGCCCAACCCGGACCAGGACCGCTACGTCGACGCGGTCCGCGGGCTCGAGGCCCTCCGCGAGGAGGGGGTCCTGCACGCGATCGGGGTCTCCAACTTCAAGCCGGCCCACCTGAGGCGGGTCGTCGACGAGACCGGGATCCTGCTCGACGTCAACCAGGTCCAGCTGAGCCCGTACACGACCCGGCCCGACGTCCGGGCCGCGAACGACGAGTACGGCACCGCCACCGAGTCGTGGAGCCCGATCGGCGCCAGCAGCGCCGAGCTGCGCGGCGAGGAGGCCCTGGTCGCCATCGGCGAGCGCTACGACAAGACCCCGACGCAGGTGATCCTGCGCTGGCACGTGCAGCTGGGCCTGGTGCCGATCCCCAAGTCGACGAACCCGGTGCACCTGGCCGACAACCTCGCCGTCTTCGACTTCGCGTTGGACGACGACGACCTGGCGGCGATCGCCGGCCTCGACCGGGGCGACGAGGGCGTCACCGACTCGGACACGTTCGGGCACTAG
- a CDS encoding alpha/beta fold hydrolase, giving the protein MARTTAARGSRSDVSVERVWSGDLYARVSTAGAEGARAFVLVPGIGVTSNYFERLALRLNEFGPVIALDLPGFGGVPHPGRPMTVVQYAELVGDVVDRLGLEDPVLVGHSMGTQIVAALAATREVSDVVLISPVVNARERRSWRVLLRFAQSCLHEPPRVVALALYAYALSGARWIFRILPAVLRFRIEDALPRIGARTLVLSGEEDRLVPLSWTQEVTRLLPRGTSWRIPGAAHSVMHRNAEEVARLCVAHVRGRLPEDDHVHRVPEEVVDGSDGHEGVGLAATRGRVTELAGVLTDDDETIARGKTEQAQAAERAEGTSDDR; this is encoded by the coding sequence GTGGCTCGCACGACGGCGGCGCGAGGCAGCCGCAGCGACGTCAGCGTCGAGCGGGTCTGGTCGGGCGACCTGTACGCCCGCGTCAGCACCGCCGGCGCCGAGGGTGCGCGCGCCTTCGTCCTGGTGCCCGGGATCGGCGTCACCTCGAACTACTTCGAGCGGCTCGCGCTGCGGCTGAACGAGTTCGGTCCCGTGATCGCGCTCGACCTGCCCGGGTTCGGCGGGGTGCCGCACCCCGGTCGCCCGATGACGGTCGTCCAGTACGCCGAGCTCGTGGGAGACGTGGTCGACCGGCTCGGGCTCGAGGACCCCGTCCTGGTCGGGCACTCCATGGGGACGCAGATCGTCGCGGCGCTCGCAGCCACGCGCGAGGTGTCCGACGTCGTGCTGATCTCTCCCGTCGTCAACGCCCGGGAGCGCCGATCCTGGCGCGTGCTGCTGCGCTTCGCCCAGTCCTGCCTGCACGAGCCGCCGCGCGTCGTCGCGCTCGCCCTCTACGCGTACGCGCTGTCGGGAGCGCGCTGGATCTTCCGCATCCTGCCCGCCGTGCTGCGGTTCCGGATCGAGGACGCGCTGCCCCGGATCGGTGCCCGCACGCTCGTCCTCTCCGGCGAGGAGGACCGCCTCGTCCCGCTGTCCTGGACGCAGGAGGTGACCCGCCTCCTCCCGCGCGGCACCTCGTGGCGCATCCCCGGCGCGGCGCACTCGGTCATGCACCGCAACGCCGAGGAGGTCGCCCGGCTCTGCGTCGCCCACGTGCGCGGCCGGCTGCCGGAGGACGACCACGTGCACCGCGTGCCGGAGGAGGTCGTCGACGGTTCCGACGGCCACGAGGGGGTCGGGCTGGCCGCGACCAGGGGGCGCGTCACCGAGCTGGCCGGCGTCCTCACCGACGACGACGAGACCATCGCGCGCGGCAAGACCGAGCAGGCGCAGGCCGCCGAACGGGCCGAGGGCACGAGCGACGACCGCTGA
- a CDS encoding IS481 family transposase has product MAHANARLNRHGRLLLIERVVVQHWPVAHAAKAMGISRQCAYRWVRRWRAEGDAGLLDRSSRPHHSPGQTPAVVEEAITTDRVEYRRGPAWIAARHPVCARTVSRVLVRHQLPRLAVLDPVTGEVIRASKTTAVRYEKDAPGELVHMDVKKIGRIPAGGGWRAHGRLATNSDKHKRALIGYDYVHSVVDDHSRLAYSEVLTDEKGVTCAAFLERALAYLAERGVDRVERLMTDNAFAYRYSLVTVCAEHGIAQKFIKPHCPWQNGKAERYNRTLASEWAYRQVWTSNAARAAALAPWVEHYNTERAHSALDGLTPLARLSPTS; this is encoded by the coding sequence GTGGCTCACGCTAACGCCCGGCTCAATCGTCATGGTCGGCTGCTGCTGATCGAACGCGTCGTCGTCCAGCACTGGCCCGTCGCCCACGCCGCGAAGGCGATGGGGATCTCGCGCCAGTGCGCCTATCGCTGGGTCCGCCGCTGGCGGGCCGAGGGCGACGCAGGGCTGCTCGATCGGTCTTCGCGCCCGCACCACAGCCCCGGCCAGACCCCGGCCGTGGTCGAGGAGGCGATCACGACCGACCGGGTCGAGTACCGCCGCGGGCCGGCGTGGATCGCCGCTCGGCACCCGGTCTGCGCCCGGACGGTGTCGCGGGTCCTGGTCCGTCACCAGCTGCCCAGGCTGGCCGTGCTGGACCCGGTCACCGGCGAGGTGATCCGCGCGTCGAAGACCACCGCCGTCCGCTACGAGAAGGACGCCCCGGGCGAGCTCGTCCACATGGACGTCAAGAAGATCGGCCGGATCCCCGCCGGCGGCGGCTGGCGCGCCCACGGGCGCCTCGCGACCAACAGCGACAAGCACAAGCGGGCCCTGATCGGCTACGACTACGTCCACTCGGTCGTCGATGACCACTCCCGGCTCGCCTACTCCGAAGTACTTACCGATGAGAAAGGCGTGACGTGCGCGGCGTTCCTCGAGCGCGCGCTGGCCTACTTAGCCGAGCGAGGAGTCGACCGAGTCGAGCGGCTGATGACCGACAACGCCTTCGCCTACCGCTACTCCCTCGTCACGGTCTGCGCCGAGCACGGAATCGCCCAGAAGTTCATCAAGCCGCACTGCCCCTGGCAGAACGGCAAGGCGGAGCGCTACAACCGCACCCTTGCCTCAGAGTGGGCCTACCGACAGGTTTGGACGTCGAACGCCGCCCGCGCTGCAGCGCTTGCTCCCTGGGTCGAGCACTACAACACTGAACGAGCCCACTCCGCACTCGATGGACTCACCCCACTCGCGCGACTGTCACCAACCTCATGA
- a CDS encoding HhH-GPD family protein gives MRAVTRWYDENARDLPWRRPGATPWAVLVSEFMLQQTPVERVREPWARWLERWPTPAALADSPSGEAVRAWGRLGYPRRALRLHGAAVAIAERFGGEVPADLDDLRSLPGVGSYTAAAVASFAFGRRAVVLDTNVRRVIGRVAIGEAYPGTSPTRAETAVAEAYLPDEPAVAARWAVASMELGAVVCTARRPRCEGCPVPERCAWRRAGYPEWSGPPRRGQTYEGTDRQCRGALLAVLRSSDSPVGPEELEAAWPEPVQRERALASLVADGLVVGPAPEDGGDEVRWALPGGRGAGTSAP, from the coding sequence GTGAGGGCCGTCACCCGCTGGTACGACGAGAACGCCCGCGACCTGCCGTGGCGGCGGCCGGGCGCCACCCCGTGGGCCGTCCTCGTGAGCGAGTTCATGCTCCAGCAGACGCCGGTCGAGCGCGTGCGGGAGCCCTGGGCGCGCTGGCTCGAGCGCTGGCCGACCCCGGCGGCCCTCGCGGACTCCCCGTCGGGTGAGGCCGTCCGCGCCTGGGGCCGGCTCGGCTACCCGCGCCGCGCCCTGCGGCTGCACGGGGCGGCGGTCGCGATCGCCGAACGCTTCGGCGGCGAGGTGCCCGCCGACCTCGACGACCTGCGCAGCCTGCCCGGCGTCGGCTCGTACACCGCGGCCGCCGTCGCCAGCTTCGCCTTCGGGCGGCGTGCGGTCGTGCTCGACACCAACGTCCGCCGGGTGATCGGTCGCGTCGCGATCGGCGAGGCCTACCCCGGCACGAGTCCCACGAGGGCCGAGACGGCGGTCGCCGAGGCCTACCTGCCCGACGAACCCGCCGTGGCGGCCCGCTGGGCCGTCGCGTCGATGGAGCTCGGCGCCGTCGTGTGCACCGCCCGGCGACCCCGCTGCGAGGGCTGCCCGGTGCCGGAACGCTGCGCCTGGCGCCGGGCCGGCTACCCGGAGTGGTCAGGACCGCCGCGGCGGGGACAGACGTACGAGGGCACCGACCGGCAGTGCCGCGGGGCGCTCCTGGCCGTGCTGCGCAGCAGCGACTCCCCCGTCGGCCCGGAGGAGCTCGAGGCGGCCTGGCCGGAGCCGGTGCAGCGCGAGCGGGCGCTGGCCTCGCTCGTGGCCGACGGGCTGGTCGTGGGGCCCGCTCCCGAGGACGGCGGGGACGAGGTCCGCTGGGCGCTCCCGGGCGGTCGGGGTGCTGGGACGTCCGCGCCGTAG
- a CDS encoding histone-like nucleoid-structuring protein Lsr2, whose translation MAQRVEYILEDDLDGGKADETVQFGLDGVEYEIDLSTENYEKLRDALAPWVGVARRTGGRRKRNVGSAPAPRAAAAEGASNTSDIRAWAQENGYEVSSRGRVSAEVREAYEKAHG comes from the coding sequence ATGGCACAGCGGGTGGAGTACATCCTCGAGGACGACCTCGACGGCGGCAAGGCCGACGAAACGGTGCAATTCGGTCTGGACGGCGTGGAGTACGAGATCGACCTCTCCACCGAGAACTACGAAAAGCTGCGCGACGCGCTCGCTCCCTGGGTCGGCGTGGCCCGCCGCACCGGTGGACGCCGCAAGCGCAACGTCGGCTCGGCCCCCGCCCCGCGGGCTGCGGCCGCCGAGGGCGCCTCCAACACCAGCGACATCCGCGCCTGGGCGCAGGAGAACGGCTACGAGGTCTCCTCGCGCGGCCGCGTCTCCGCCGAGGTCCGCGAGGCCTACGAGAAGGCGCACGGCTGA
- a CDS encoding L-aspartate oxidase — MLPTTAGHEDAPAERTPSTAVEAPLPRLEGGPLPTLPRRLAAEPPGWVREVDVVVVGSGVAGLTAALECRERLGPDSLVMVVTKDVVAAGSTRWAQGGIASVQAEGDTVDEHVTDTLVAGAGLCEPAAVDVLVREGPDEVATLVERGTQFDLDAAGRLALTREGGHHRNRIAHAGGDATGAEIERALVATVTSDPGIEIVEQALVLDLLPARTDDGRPAVAGVTLHVLGEGTRQGVGAVRARATVLATGGIGQIYAVTTNPPVSTGDGVAAALRAGARLRDVEFIQFHPTVLFLGTGARGQLPLVSEAVRGEGGLLVNSAGERFMVGQHELAELAPRDVVAKGIMKEMAREGTDHVYVDGRALGEETWRVRFPTILHSCRQAGIDPTTDLIPVAPAAHYFCGGVETDLDGATNLDGLYACGEVASSGVHGANRLASNSLLEGLVFAVRIAEAIGRDLPPQREPLEVVSEGPDAWLVDPAVVPALQRTMSRDCGGLRGGAGLDRAADQLERLAGRRSEQPGLAAWEATNLLCVATAVLGSARVREESRGAHWRDDFGERREEWQRHLVVRLGEDGLEHELTEVGAEERVA; from the coding sequence ATGCTGCCGACGACGGCCGGGCACGAGGACGCGCCCGCCGAGAGGACCCCGTCCACCGCCGTCGAGGCGCCGCTGCCGCGGCTCGAGGGCGGACCGCTCCCGACCCTGCCGCGCCGCCTCGCCGCCGAACCACCCGGCTGGGTCCGCGAGGTCGACGTCGTGGTCGTCGGCTCCGGCGTCGCTGGCCTCACCGCGGCGCTCGAGTGCCGCGAGCGGCTCGGCCCCGACAGCCTGGTCATGGTCGTCACCAAGGACGTCGTGGCCGCCGGCTCGACCCGCTGGGCGCAGGGCGGCATCGCGTCGGTCCAGGCCGAGGGCGACACGGTCGACGAGCACGTCACGGACACGCTCGTCGCCGGGGCCGGCCTGTGCGAGCCCGCCGCCGTCGACGTCCTGGTGCGCGAGGGGCCCGACGAGGTCGCGACGCTGGTCGAGCGGGGCACGCAGTTCGACCTCGACGCCGCCGGGCGCCTCGCGCTGACGCGGGAGGGTGGCCACCACCGCAACCGCATCGCGCACGCCGGCGGTGATGCGACCGGCGCGGAGATCGAGCGGGCCCTGGTCGCCACGGTGACCTCCGACCCGGGCATCGAGATCGTCGAGCAGGCGCTCGTGCTGGACCTGCTGCCCGCGCGCACGGACGACGGCCGGCCCGCCGTCGCCGGCGTCACGCTGCACGTCCTCGGCGAGGGCACCCGCCAGGGCGTCGGCGCGGTGCGCGCCCGCGCGACGGTGCTGGCGACCGGCGGCATCGGCCAGATCTACGCCGTCACCACCAACCCACCGGTCTCGACCGGCGACGGGGTGGCGGCAGCGCTCCGGGCCGGCGCGCGGCTGCGCGACGTGGAGTTCATCCAGTTCCACCCGACCGTGCTCTTCCTCGGCACGGGCGCCCGGGGCCAGCTGCCGCTGGTCAGCGAGGCCGTCCGCGGCGAGGGCGGCCTGCTCGTGAACTCCGCCGGCGAGCGCTTCATGGTCGGCCAGCACGAGCTCGCCGAGCTCGCGCCCCGCGACGTCGTCGCCAAGGGGATCATGAAGGAGATGGCCCGGGAGGGCACCGACCACGTGTACGTCGACGGGCGGGCGCTCGGCGAGGAGACGTGGCGCGTCCGCTTCCCGACGATCCTGCACAGCTGCCGCCAGGCCGGCATCGACCCGACGACCGACCTGATCCCGGTCGCGCCCGCGGCCCACTACTTCTGCGGCGGCGTCGAGACCGACCTGGACGGCGCGACGAACCTCGACGGGCTCTACGCCTGCGGCGAGGTCGCCTCCTCCGGCGTCCACGGCGCCAACCGGCTCGCCTCGAACTCCCTGCTCGAGGGACTCGTGTTCGCGGTCCGCATCGCCGAGGCCATCGGCCGCGACCTGCCGCCGCAGCGCGAGCCGCTCGAGGTCGTCAGCGAGGGCCCGGACGCCTGGCTCGTCGACCCCGCGGTCGTGCCGGCCCTGCAGCGCACCATGAGCCGCGACTGCGGCGGCCTGCGCGGCGGCGCCGGTCTCGACCGCGCGGCGGACCAGCTCGAGCGGCTGGCCGGGCGGCGCAGCGAGCAGCCGGGTCTGGCCGCGTGGGAGGCGACGAACCTGCTCTGCGTGGCCACCGCCGTGCTCGGCTCCGCGCGGGTGCGCGAGGAGTCCCGGGGCGCGCACTGGCGTGATGACTTCGGCGAGCGCCGCGAGGAGTGGCAGCGCCACCTCGTGGTGCGCCTCGGCGAGGACGGGTTGGAGCACGAGCTGACCGAGGTCGGCGCGGAGGAGAGGGTGGCATGA
- the radA gene encoding DNA repair protein RadA: MPKTASRPGFHCTECGWTTVRWQGRCGECQTWGSVVEAGAPKLAQIRSQAPSAKAVPIARVDPDLAARTLTGVGELDRVLGDGLVPGAVVLLAGEPGVGKSTLLLEVAARWAKAGRRTLYVSGEESAAQVRLRAGRTDALADELYLAAETDLGTILGHIEEVEPSLLVVDSVQTVGTAEAEGSPGGPTQVREVTGALVRVAKRRGMAVVIVGHVTKDGAIAGPRLLEHLVDVVLAFEGDRHSGFRMVRATKNRFGPADEVGCFEMAETGIVEVTDPSGLFTSVHAEPVPGTCVTVTMEGRRPLLAELQALVAPTELPSPRRTVSGLDSGRVSMVLAVLERRCRVPVGRRDVYASTVGGARVTDPSADLAIAVAVASAATNATLGPRTIAIGEVGLAGELRRVPGTERRLAEAARLGFTDALVPTEAPAAGRRLVDARRIATSDRSGMRVHAVPTLAHALAAAGLGER, translated from the coding sequence GTGCCGAAGACTGCGAGCAGGCCCGGGTTCCACTGCACCGAGTGCGGCTGGACGACCGTGCGCTGGCAGGGCCGGTGCGGGGAGTGCCAGACCTGGGGCAGCGTCGTCGAGGCGGGCGCGCCCAAGCTGGCGCAAATCCGGTCCCAGGCGCCCAGCGCGAAGGCCGTGCCCATCGCCCGGGTCGACCCCGACCTGGCCGCGCGGACGCTGACCGGGGTCGGCGAGCTCGACCGCGTGCTCGGCGACGGGCTCGTGCCGGGCGCCGTGGTGCTGCTGGCCGGCGAGCCCGGCGTCGGGAAGTCCACGCTCCTGCTCGAGGTCGCCGCCCGCTGGGCCAAGGCCGGGCGCCGCACGCTCTACGTCTCGGGCGAGGAGTCCGCGGCGCAGGTGCGGCTGCGGGCTGGACGCACCGACGCGCTGGCCGACGAGCTCTACCTGGCCGCCGAGACCGACCTCGGCACGATCCTCGGCCACATCGAGGAGGTCGAGCCGTCGTTGCTCGTCGTCGACTCCGTGCAGACCGTCGGCACCGCGGAGGCGGAGGGCTCGCCGGGCGGCCCGACCCAGGTGCGCGAGGTGACCGGCGCGCTCGTCCGGGTGGCCAAGCGGCGCGGCATGGCCGTGGTCATCGTGGGCCACGTGACCAAGGACGGGGCGATCGCCGGCCCGCGACTGCTCGAGCACCTCGTCGACGTGGTGCTCGCCTTCGAGGGCGACCGGCACTCCGGCTTCCGGATGGTCCGCGCGACCAAGAACCGCTTCGGCCCCGCCGACGAGGTCGGCTGCTTCGAGATGGCCGAGACCGGCATCGTCGAGGTGACCGACCCGAGCGGGCTGTTCACCTCCGTGCACGCCGAGCCCGTGCCCGGCACCTGCGTGACGGTGACGATGGAGGGCCGCCGCCCGCTGCTCGCCGAGCTGCAGGCCCTCGTCGCGCCGACCGAGCTGCCGAGCCCGCGGCGCACGGTCAGCGGGCTCGACAGCGGCCGGGTCTCGATGGTGCTCGCCGTGCTCGAGCGGCGCTGCCGCGTACCGGTCGGACGGCGCGACGTCTACGCCTCGACGGTGGGCGGGGCGCGGGTCACCGACCCGTCGGCCGACCTGGCCATCGCGGTGGCCGTGGCGTCGGCCGCGACGAACGCCACGCTCGGCCCGCGCACCATCGCGATCGGCGAGGTCGGCCTCGCCGGCGAGCTGCGTCGGGTGCCCGGGACGGAGCGCCGGCTGGCGGAGGCGGCGCGGCTGGGGTTCACCGACGCCCTGGTGCCGACCGAGGCGCCGGCGGCCGGTCGGCGGCTGGTCGACGCGCGGAGGATCGCTACGAGCGACCGGTCGGGGATGCGCGTCCACGCCGTCCCGACGCTCGCCCACGCCCTGGCCGCGGCCGGCCTCGGAGAGCGCTGA
- the disA gene encoding DNA integrity scanning diadenylate cyclase DisA → MGGTEGDEGPRFTMLDELRALAPGTPMRDGLERILRGRTGALVVLGDNDVIDEISTGGFALDVAFSATALRELAKMDGAIVLSEDRTRIVRAGVHLMPDRSVETSETGTRHRTAERVARQAGLPVVSVSSSMATISLFLGDERHLVEHSAQILSRAEQALQTLERYRGRLTEVIARLSSLEVQDAVTVRDVALVAQRLEMVRRLEEEIESYVHELGSDGRLLTLQLSELAVDFARLPELLERDYRAHDDADFSLQHLRRLSTAQLVEPAAVARAMGFGPVVNLDGRVVSRGFRQVAQIGRLPAALGVRLIEHFGNLQALFGASIAELQDVDGVGESRARVIRDGLLRLADAAYSDRLD, encoded by the coding sequence ATGGGGGGCACCGAGGGCGACGAGGGCCCGCGCTTCACGATGCTCGACGAGCTGCGCGCGCTGGCCCCCGGGACGCCGATGCGTGACGGCCTGGAGCGGATCCTGCGGGGCCGTACGGGTGCGCTCGTCGTGCTCGGCGACAACGACGTGATCGACGAGATCTCGACCGGCGGCTTCGCCCTCGACGTCGCCTTCAGCGCCACGGCCCTGCGCGAGCTGGCCAAGATGGACGGCGCCATCGTGCTCAGCGAGGACCGCACACGGATCGTCCGAGCCGGCGTCCACCTCATGCCCGACCGGTCGGTGGAGACGTCGGAGACCGGCACGCGGCACCGGACGGCCGAGCGCGTGGCCCGCCAGGCCGGCCTGCCCGTCGTCTCGGTCTCGTCGTCGATGGCGACGATCTCGCTCTTCCTCGGCGACGAGCGCCACCTGGTCGAGCACTCCGCGCAGATCCTGTCGCGGGCCGAGCAGGCCCTGCAGACCCTCGAGCGCTACCGCGGGCGACTGACCGAGGTGATCGCCCGGCTGTCGTCGCTCGAGGTGCAGGACGCCGTCACCGTGCGCGACGTGGCCCTGGTCGCGCAGCGCCTGGAGATGGTCCGGCGCCTCGAGGAGGAGATCGAGAGCTACGTCCACGAGCTCGGGTCCGACGGCCGCCTGCTGACCCTGCAGCTGTCGGAGCTGGCCGTCGACTTCGCCCGGCTGCCCGAGCTGCTCGAGCGCGACTACCGCGCCCACGACGACGCCGACTTCTCCCTGCAGCACCTGCGCCGGCTCAGCACGGCCCAGCTGGTCGAGCCGGCCGCGGTGGCCCGGGCGATGGGCTTCGGTCCGGTGGTCAACCTCGACGGGCGCGTGGTCAGCCGCGGCTTCCGCCAGGTCGCGCAGATCGGCCGGCTGCCGGCGGCGCTGGGCGTGCGGCTCATCGAGCACTTCGGCAACCTGCAGGCCCTCTTCGGGGCGAGCATCGCCGAGCTGCAGGACGTCGACGGCGTCGGGGAGAGCCGCGCCCGCGTCATCCGCGACGGGCTGCTCCGCCTGGCCGACGCCGCGTACAGCGACCGGCTCGACTGA
- the nadC gene encoding carboxylating nicotinate-nucleotide diphosphorylase gives MTGIRDLAQAEAYVAGAGLDVAALAVVVAEALGEDLGGRGVLPPGTGEGVDVTSVATIDADAVATGAFVVRRPGVVAGLPVAAYVLAVVLQGAEPAGDGWTVEVLATDGDAVEVGDVLVRVQGSTRALLTAERVALNLLTLTSGVATATRAWVDALEGTGTRVRDTRKTTPGLRMLEKYAVRVGGGVNHRMSLADAALVKDNHVLAAGGVVPAYERVRAMFPQLWIQVEVTTAEQAHAVVGAGCTDVLLDNMSLAAMSEIVTALKGRAEFEASGGLTLASAVSVARTGVDFIAVGAITHSAPILDIAMDLV, from the coding sequence ATGACGGGCATCAGGGACCTGGCGCAGGCCGAGGCGTACGTCGCGGGGGCGGGGCTGGACGTGGCCGCGCTCGCGGTGGTCGTGGCCGAGGCGCTCGGGGAGGACCTCGGCGGGCGCGGCGTGCTGCCGCCCGGGACGGGGGAGGGTGTCGACGTCACCTCGGTCGCCACCATCGACGCCGACGCGGTCGCCACCGGGGCGTTCGTCGTGCGGCGTCCGGGCGTGGTGGCCGGGCTGCCGGTGGCCGCGTACGTGCTGGCCGTCGTCCTGCAGGGCGCGGAGCCGGCCGGCGACGGCTGGACGGTCGAGGTGCTCGCGACCGACGGCGACGCGGTCGAGGTCGGCGACGTGCTCGTCCGCGTGCAGGGCAGCACGCGGGCGCTGCTGACCGCCGAGCGGGTCGCGCTCAACCTGCTGACCCTCACCTCCGGGGTGGCGACGGCCACGCGGGCCTGGGTCGACGCGCTCGAGGGGACCGGGACGCGGGTGCGGGACACGCGCAAGACCACGCCCGGCCTGCGGATGCTCGAGAAGTACGCGGTCCGCGTCGGCGGAGGGGTCAACCACCGCATGTCGCTCGCCGACGCCGCCCTGGTCAAGGACAACCACGTGCTCGCCGCGGGCGGGGTCGTGCCGGCGTACGAGCGGGTGCGGGCGATGTTCCCACAGCTGTGGATCCAGGTCGAGGTGACCACCGCCGAGCAGGCCCACGCCGTGGTCGGCGCGGGCTGCACCGACGTGCTGCTCGACAACATGAGCCTGGCGGCCATGAGCGAGATCGTGACCGCGCTGAAGGGGCGCGCGGAATTCGAGGCGAGTGGCGGGCTCACATTGGCCAGCGCTGTTTCTGTGGCCCGTACCGGTGTGGACTTCATCGCGGTCGGCGCGATCACGCATTCCGCGCCCATTCTCGATATCGCGATGGATCTCGTGTGA